CGGAAAATTTGTAGACGAAGATTCAGCAAGATTTATAAACAAAGTTAATATGAAATGGCAGGACACAAATTGGTACATCTCAGATTCAGTTGATGCTGTTGCTTCTTGCTGTCGCTTAACATCCTCTACCAAAGATTTAAAGTTATCTCTTTCTTTAGATGAAGATGAACCAAAACTAACAGGTATGGCAAATTCAATAGGTGGTTCTGATCTAAACATAGGGTCATTTAAAGTTATTACAATTAATTTACCGAGAATTGCGCTTGAAGCAAACGATAATAGAAAAAAATTCTTTGAAATTTTAAAGGAAAGGGTAGATATCGTTCAAAAAACCCTTTATGTTATTAGAAAAATACTAGAAGAAAGAATCGCTCAAGGGGTACTTCCGTTATACTCAATAGGACTTATGAAACTTGAAAGACAATACGGGACTATTGGAATTACAGGAGTATGGGAAGCAGCAGACTTTATGGAACTAACCGCGGTAACGCCCGAAGGACTTGAGTATACAAAAGAAGGAGAAAACTTTGTAGAAGAAATTCTTGACACTATAAGGAAAATGGCAGAAGATGGGTTTAAAAAATACAAATTCACATTTAACATTGAACAAGTCCCCGCTGAAAAGGCTGCTATTGTTTTAGCTGAAAAGGATAGTTATATTTATGGTAAAGACAAACAACCATATAAACTTTATTCAAATCAATGGATCCCACTTACAGCGGAAACCGATATGATGAACAGAGCTGGATATTCCGGTAAATTTGACAAAAAAGTATCAGGAGGAGCAATTCTACACATCAACCTTGGAACACCTTTAAAAAACGAAGAAGAATCCTGGAAATTAGTAAATGCCATTGCAAAAATGAATGTTATGTATTTTGCGTTTAACCAAAAGATAAGTACGTGTGAAAATGGTCATGCATTTATAGGAAATAAATGTCCAATATGTGGAAAAGAAAAAGTCGAAGAATACCTTAGAATAGTAGGATATCTAGTACCATATTCTTCGTTCAACAAAGTAAGGAGAAAATATGAATACAAAGAAAGAAAATTCTATAATGTATGAAGGTGAAAAAATGAAAGTGTATGTAAATAGAGTATTTTTTAACACAATTGATCACCCCAAATATTTCGCATTATCTATATATTTTCAAGGATGTGATAAACATCCAAAATGTCCTTTTTGTCATAACAAAGATACATGGGAACCTTTTAAAGGGTTTGAATATGATGTTGAGGCTCTAATAAGACGTCTAAAAGAGAAAATTAACGCTATCATTGATTCATATGACAAATTAGCAGTTGTGTATTTGGGTGGAGAACCACTTGCACCATACAATAGAAAAGCCGTCTTTGAAATATCAAAAGCCTTAAAAGAAGAATTCTCAGATAAAATAGTCAACACCATATATACATGGCGCACACTAGAAGATATTGAAGCCCAAAACCTACGCAATTACATCACATATATGGATGAAGGTATATTGGGGCCATATGAGCACGATAAAAGAAACATTGATGAAAACGGCAACTTACTATTTCCCGCATCTAAAAATCAAAAATATGTGAAATTTTCAAGGAGGAGAAAGACGTGTATGAAGACGTACTAAACAGATGGTTAGACATTAAACCATCAAAAAACGCCTACAAAATACTTTCAGAAAGGTACTTTTATAAAAATATGGAAGGGGAGTTTTTGGAAACAAAATGGGAAGAAGTTTGCAGAAGAGTTGCAAGGGTTGTAGCTACATCTGAAATTCTCTACAACAAAAATTTGGATAAAGTAAAAGAATATGAAGAAACATTCTACAAAATGCTCAAATCTAGAATCTTTATTCCAAACAGTCCAACACTTTTCAATGCGGGAATGGGAGTAAGACCAGAACTTTTGTGGAAACCTATTGAAAATATGACATTGGAAGATTACGAGGAAATTTACAATACAAGAAATCACCTTCACATGTTATCTGCTTGTTTTGTAGTTCCTGTTGAAGATAGTATCGAAGGTATATTTGAAGCCGTAAAAGAATATGCTTTAATTACAAAAGCTGGTGGTGGGATTGGTTCAAACTTTTCTAGTTTAAGACCCAAAGGAAGTTTTGTTGCAGGCACACATGGCCAAGCATCCGGTCCTATCTCTTTCATGCACGTTTTTAACTCTGCAATTGGAGTAGTAGAACAAGGATATAAAAGACGCGGCGCTTTGATGGGAATTTTAAACATTAATCACCCTGATATTGAAGAGTTTATAGCAGCAAAAGAAAATAATGACGGAGAAAAAGTGTTAAAGTATTTCAATATTTCAGTGGGAATTCCCTTTGAGAAGGAAGAATTTCTAAAATTGTACAATGATGATAAAGAAATAATTCTAACTCATCCAAAATTTAACAATAAAAAAAGCATAAAAGCAAGGTATATATTAGAAAAAATAGCTAAAAATGCATGGAAAACAGGTGACCCAGGACTTGCATTTTTACATGAAATGAACAAATACTATCCACTTTATCCAGAAAAAGAAATTATTTCTACCAACCCATGTGGTGAAATTGGACTTGCACCGTATGAGGCGTGTAATCTTGGATCAATAGATGTTGCAAAATTTGCAAATGAAAATGGTGAAATAGATTGGAAAGCGTTGGAAAAAACCGCAAGACTTGCCGTAAGATTTTTAGACGACGTAATTGACGTTAACGTATTTCCACTTGAAAAAATTACCAAAGCCGTCAGAGAAAGCAGAAGACTTGGACTAGGGATAATGGGGTTTGCAGATTTGCTATATAAATTAAATATCCCTTACAATTCAGAAGAAGGAAGAAAGATCGCTGTTGATTTAATGGGATTCATTGCACTCCATAGTCATGATGAATCAAATAAACTGGGAAGGGAAAAAGGAAACTTTCCATTATTTGAAAAAAGTAGATTTTACACCGAAGATGGATTTGTACCATTTGCAATGGGATTAAGCAAATACGATGATGAAATAAAAAACGTTATGAAAGAATCTAAACATGGAAAAAGAAACGTTGCAGTATTAACTATTGCTCCAACGGGATCTATCTCAAATATAGCAGATACAAGTAGCGGACTTGAACCAAATTTCTTACTTGCATACGTTAGGTATATGAATAAGCATGATGGCAATAAAGAAGCTTTATTTTACGTTAATAGGGTACTTGAAGAAAAGTTAGATTCATCAATACTTGAAAAGATAAGAGATAAATTAATTGAAAAAGGTTCTCTACAACAACTTGACGTTCCTGAAGAAATAAAAAGAGTTTTTGTGACAGCTATGGATATTTCCCCAATGGACCATCTTTTAATGCAAGATGCCTTTCAAAGATATACAGATAACAATATATCAAAGACTATTAATATGCCATCAACAGCAACTGAAGAAGATGTATTAAATATTTACCTTGAAGCGTTTAGATTAAACGTAAGAGGACTTACAATATACAGAGACGGATCACTCCAAACACAGGTATTAACATCTGCCAAACATGTAAAAACAAAAGATGCACCAAAAGTACAATTTTTCCTCTTAGATGAAAAACATAAACTTAGACCAAAACCACGTAAAAACACGCTACGTAGTGTAACGAGAAAATACAAATCACTGGAAAATACTACTTACATTACCGTTTCTTTTGATGACAGCGGCGAAGCTGTGGAAATATTCCTCTCAAATGGAACCGAGCTTGCAGAATCTATAGGAAGATTATCGTCTATTGCTTTAAGAGCAGGGGTGTCAATTGAAGAAATTCTTGAACAACTTCAAAAAGTTAATGGAAAATACACAAATGGCTTAGCAGAGGAAATCAAAAAAGCCATAGATGACTTTATAGAACTTTGGGGAAACACAGAAATCCAAGATGACGAAGTTTTTGTAATAGATGGAACGATAAAAACGGCAGAAGAGGTAGAAAAATTTGTAATGGCAAATGACCTAGAGTGGAGTGAAGGATATTATGTAGATGAAAATGGAAATGTATATTGCCCTTCATGTCTATCTAAAAATAGTATTATCAAACAAGAGGGTTGTATGAGCTGCAAAAAATGTGGCTGGAGTAAATGTAGTTAAATAAAAGCTCCCTTTTGGGAGCTTTTATATTTCTCTACGAAAAATCTACATATAAAAATTAATTGGCTATGTTTGCAACCGGAGGAATTTTATCCAATATTAGAACTTTAAAACACAACTTTTCCAAAAATATCAAAATAAATATTGGAATTTTCCAATCTAATTTTTAAACCAAGGTTATATTCATTATCATACAGCAACCCAAAATTGTATTTATCAGATAAATTTGTGTGACTGTATCCTCCAAAAATTTTGTAATTCTTCACAACTGGTATATACATTGAAATATTATAATTCAAATCTGTCATGGAAAAGTCTGTTACAAGATCCCAATTGAATAGACTTAAATCCATAGCAAATTTATTTTTGAAATATTGCAACGTTGTATTCCAATCATTTGATTTCGCCTCACAATAAAATCCCAATTCTCCTAAATTGAAAAAGTATCCACCGTACAATTCCACATCTGCATCAAAAATACTAAAGTTATATCCCAAAAGTATTCCATTCCTATCGTAGAAATCTCCGTATAAAAGTGAGAAATCGCTATATCTTGCTCCAATTATAAATGGAACAGCACCAGACTCTGCTCCTAAATCTACAAAAACACCGGCAAAAGAAAGATATACACCACTTTGGATACCGTTAAATGGTAAATCAACTGGCAAATTGTAATGTGCCATAATATTCCATTTGTCTACTTTAAAATTAATTACTCCGTATTCGATATTAGCTCCTGAATAACCTATTGAAAATTCAAGTTCATCTGAAGGTTTAAATATCAAAGATAATTTATTTGAAAATCCTATACCTTTTATTAAAGTCGTAGAATCGTATTTATAAGTAACAGTAAAGTTATAAATTCCACTCAAATTCACAGAACTTTTACTTGAATTTTCTGATTTTTTTATCACTAAATTCCCGCCTTCTAAAACAAGTTCAAACGCTCCATTTTTTCCTCCATATCCATCTGGTACATAACCAGGAGCATTTGGATCTTCCTGCCAAACTTGATTACCATTAATTAAGAATACATATTTATACTGATACTTACCTGGATTTAATTCCATCGAAACTTGCCAATATCCATCTACATTTTTCATCTCAATTGCCTGTGAATCCCAATTATTAAAACTTCCAGCCAAAAATGCTTTTGTTGCTTCTCTTTTTTCTACTTTAAAATATACCTTACCATCAACTACACTCACACCCAATGGTATCTCTTTTTTTCCTTCCACTACACTTTCCGGTGCTTTAACAATAAGACTTTCACCCCCTCTACAAACTTTTAAAACAGAATTTTTACCTCCAAAACCATCTGGAACGTATGCAAATGCATTTGGATCCTCTACCCATTCTTCACCATTAACAACAAACTTGTACTGATATTCTCCTGGTTCAAGTTCCAAGATTGCTTCCCACCATCCATCACCTAAACCGTACATTTCATCACTCTCTGCATCCCAATTGTTAAAGTCCCCTGCGATCATAACATAATCAGCATCTGGATTGTAATACCTAATAACTACATAACCTTCCTCATCGACAAATATAGTGTCTTTCCTTTCTTTGTTAATTTCATACTCTTCTGCACCATTTTCTTTTTCCATTAACTTCCCAATAGGTTCTATTACAAGAGAACCATCCTGTAAGACTAATTTAAATGCCCCGTTTTCTCCCCCATAACCATCATCAACATACGATGGAGCATTCGGATCCTCTACCCATTTTTCACCATTAACAACAAACTTGTATTGATACTCACCTGGTTCAAGTTTAAGTGCTACCACCCATACACCATCTTTAAATTCCATTTCTGTGGATGTTGTAGACCAATTATTAAAATTTCCAGCTAAGTACACTTGTTCTGCATCAACTTCGAACGTAAAATAAACCATTTCCTCTTTAACAAATACATTTGAAAAGATTGAAACAGATAGAATAATTAAAAATACAAATAAAGATTTTTTTCTCATCTTCACACCTCCATTACCACCAAGTATTAAATTCCAACGAAACAACTTTTTTGAAATTATTCACATTGTAAAAATCTCCATTTCCAATGGAAAGTTTTACCTCTCCGTTTGAAAATCCAGTAATTTTCATTTCTGCATATACCGTATTTTTTATTTCATACACACCTACTATTCTCTGTGCCTTTCCAAAAAATGAAATATTTCCAAAAGTTTTTGAAATTTCAATATAATACACTTCTCCCAAAGTTCCAATTGTGTTATGTGCAGGTTTCCCAAAAGAATAAGAGATCTTTCCGTTAAAATCAAATAACGAATAGTCATATTTCAAAGTAAAACTAAACTTTTCCCATAAATCAGGTGTTAAACCTATACTATCAAAACCTATTTTTGAAAGAGAAACTGAAAATTTAGAAACATTAAAATTTAGCCCAACCTCACTTAAACTTTCAAAATTTTTTCCATTTTCATCACTTTTAATATTTCCCCAAACCCCAAAATTATCAGCATTATACCACATAGTTATAAAATATCTATTTGATTTATCTATACTTGTAAAATCTGGTAGCATCACATTTTTACCCAAAAAAGTGGATTTTACCCCCCATCTTAAGTTCTTATCCACCAATCCAAATTGGTAAATTCCCTTTTCAAAATCAACACTTCCATCATACGTATAAACCGCTTCAAACTGAATATCAACAAAAGTAGGTAACATTATTTGAAATAAAAAATCTTTCAATTGATCTCTTATACCAATTAATATTAATCCATTATTTAACTTGTATTTTAGATAATTCAAAGAAAGACTATTATACAAAAACAAATAAAAGTTCGAATAATTCATCATTACCCCATCTGAGCCCGTACTAAAATTATACAAACCAAGAAAATCATCCAAGTTCCCAAAAATTCTATTTTTATACAAATAAAGTCCAAACGTTTTCTTTGAAAAATCCAATTCTGCAGATTCCAAATTCTCACCATTCAAAGAAAAATTCCCAGAAAAATCACTTCCCAAAACACTCATGTTGAATCTAAACTCTGTCGACATATTATAACTTGGAACAAATACTGGAAAACCATTTGAAAAATCTGCAAAGTATACAAATTTAAAAGAATAAGATGGAGAAATCATACCAAATGAAAACAGCGAAAAAATAATCAAAACAAAAAATATATATTTTTTCACATTACCACCTCACTTAACATAAACATTCAAAATGCTAAACTTTGGATCAAATTCTATGTAAAGAGAACTTCCAGATTTATCCGCAATAAATAAAGCATCTTGTCCATACCCGGCGTTATAATTTTTTCCATCAAACTGTTCTTCATAAGGTTTCCAATCGATTCCCCTGGCAATTTTATACTTAAAACTATCACCCTTATTAACATCTATATTCAGCTCATATACAAATTTTCCATCAATTTTTTCCATCTTTTCTAAAGACCAACCGTTGAAATCTCCCGCACAATACCAATCACCTATTTCTTTTTCAATATCCCCTGCACCCACAGCATATCCATCACGCATAATATTAGGTGAAGCAAATACAGTTATTGAAGTAGCATCAGCTAAATTTTCCTTCCAAACAGGAACACTTGATTGAACTTTTGTCACACCACCTACGTATATAACTTTATACCACCCAATATTTCCAAGACTTCCAGGGTAAAAAGTAATAGATGCTACAGGAATTTCAAATTCATAAATTCCATTATTTAAAACCATCCTATCGTTTTGCGTTGGGACCCAATTATTCCATTCACCTGCCACATATACACCCGATTCTAAAGATAAATTAAATAGTTTCATACAACCTGATAATAATAGTGCCAGGACAAAAAAAGAAAATATAAATATTTTTTTCAAATTAATCACCTCCAAAACTCATAATAACAAGGGGACCTCAAGGTCCCCCTTTCGTCATCAGGTAAATATAAAAACAATTTACATATTTTCCCAACTATGCACCTTTAGTATTACTATGGTTGCATCGTCGTTTAAAATTAAAGCTCTATTATCTTCATACCCGCCGGTCTCATTACCTTCTGGATATGCCCAGGCATTTGATTCATTTTTCAATCTTAGTTTAAACTCATAATAAGTGTTTGATTCCAATTGTTTTGTTATAGTCCATACATTACCTTCTTTCACCATATCTTCTCCATTCCAACCATTCATATCTCCAACTAGTTGTACTACCGAACCATCTGGAGTTGTATCAGGTACATAAGCAATAAATTTAACTGTTATTGTAGATGTAGCTGGATTTACAAGATCTTCGCCTTTCCAATTTAAAACTGCATCATTTACAATATTTCTTAAATTTTCATTTACGTACACAAAACGATTTTTTATATCACTTGAACCATCTTTTTTCATTTCGACATTATCCTAACTTTTACCAATCAAATATTTGTATCGAAATTCTACTCCACCAGTAATGGAAGCTTCTGGAAGATCATATTCTCCAATTGCATATTTCTTTCCATCAACATCAGTTACATTAAGCACCCACACATTATCCAATTTCCAATTATTCATCTCACCAACAACATATATCTGAGTAGCGGTAGTTGTATCTGGCAAGAGTACTCTAAAAGAAAGTCACGGTTTTTGCACTTCTTTACTCAACTCAGGATTTACACAACCAAAAAATACAAAAACAATTAATAAAAGACTAACCATAAGATACACACTTTTTCTCACAACAATCCCTCCTTTTAATAAGCTAAATTTTTGGAATCACTTCCACCAAGTTATTTTAACAAAAATAAAATAAAAAAAATTCAAAAACATGGAAAAATTCCAAAAAAAAATGCAAGGCAAAAAGCCTTGCATTTTTGGCGTGCCCGGGGAGATTCGAACTCCCAACCTTCAGATCCGCAGTCTGACGCTCTATCCAATTGAGCTACGGGCACAACTCCTTTTAATTTAAAAATGGGGGAATACATCC
This DNA window, taken from Thermosipho affectus, encodes the following:
- a CDS encoding anaerobic ribonucleoside-triphosphate reductase produces the protein MFINFGFSTDFDRKLRELENKYGEYIFELEGLGSHLDIDKFNKTFFQSELVGDISIDSNANVRSKHIGTYFTEIYKPFTKLNSLYVIWKELKKHFGRDYADKFLEYQINGAIYLHDAHHAAFMPYCFAYTLKPIVEKGLPFIDTIQSTPAKHLSTFIQHVIQFVMFASNQSSGAVGLPDFFVWMWYYIKKDLKDGVIPKDKTKWYIEQHFQILTYSFNQPIRTNQSPYTNFTYLDRNYIKAIFEGEKYPDGTYITDYVEDIINLQKHYWEWVAKERERQMFTFPVLTATLLYKDGKFVDEDSARFINKVNMKWQDTNWYISDSVDAVASCCRLTSSTKDLKLSLSLDEDEPKLTGMANSIGGSDLNIGSFKVITINLPRIALEANDNRKKFFEILKERVDIVQKTLYVIRKILEERIAQGVLPLYSIGLMKLERQYGTIGITGVWEAADFMELTAVTPEGLEYTKEGENFVEEILDTIRKMAEDGFKKYKFTFNIEQVPAEKAAIVLAEKDSYIYGKDKQPYKLYSNQWIPLTAETDMMNRAGYSGKFDKKVSGGAILHINLGTPLKNEEESWKLVNAIAKMNVMYFAFNQKISTCENGHAFIGNKCPICGKEKVEEYLRIVGYLVPYSSFNKVRRKYEYKERKFYNV
- a CDS encoding adenosylcobalamin-dependent ribonucleoside-diphosphate reductase; translation: MYEDVLNRWLDIKPSKNAYKILSERYFYKNMEGEFLETKWEEVCRRVARVVATSEILYNKNLDKVKEYEETFYKMLKSRIFIPNSPTLFNAGMGVRPELLWKPIENMTLEDYEEIYNTRNHLHMLSACFVVPVEDSIEGIFEAVKEYALITKAGGGIGSNFSSLRPKGSFVAGTHGQASGPISFMHVFNSAIGVVEQGYKRRGALMGILNINHPDIEEFIAAKENNDGEKVLKYFNISVGIPFEKEEFLKLYNDDKEIILTHPKFNNKKSIKARYILEKIAKNAWKTGDPGLAFLHEMNKYYPLYPEKEIISTNPCGEIGLAPYEACNLGSIDVAKFANENGEIDWKALEKTARLAVRFLDDVIDVNVFPLEKITKAVRESRRLGLGIMGFADLLYKLNIPYNSEEGRKIAVDLMGFIALHSHDESNKLGREKGNFPLFEKSRFYTEDGFVPFAMGLSKYDDEIKNVMKESKHGKRNVAVLTIAPTGSISNIADTSSGLEPNFLLAYVRYMNKHDGNKEALFYVNRVLEEKLDSSILEKIRDKLIEKGSLQQLDVPEEIKRVFVTAMDISPMDHLLMQDAFQRYTDNNISKTINMPSTATEEDVLNIYLEAFRLNVRGLTIYRDGSLQTQVLTSAKHVKTKDAPKVQFFLLDEKHKLRPKPRKNTLRSVTRKYKSLENTTYITVSFDDSGEAVEIFLSNGTELAESIGRLSSIALRAGVSIEEILEQLQKVNGKYTNGLAEEIKKAIDDFIELWGNTEIQDDEVFVIDGTIKTAEEVEKFVMANDLEWSEGYYVDENGNVYCPSCLSKNSIIKQEGCMSCKKCGWSKCS
- a CDS encoding isoamylase early set domain-containing protein; this translates as MRKKSLFVFLIILSVSIFSNVFVKEEMVYFTFEVDAEQVYLAGNFNNWSTTSTEMEFKDGVWVVALKLEPGEYQYKFVVNGEKWVEDPNAPSYVDDGYGGENGAFKLVLQDGSLVIEPIGKLMEKENGAEEYEINKERKDTIFVDEEGYVVIRYYNPDADYVMIAGDFNNWDAESDEMYGLGDGWWEAILELEPGEYQYKFVVNGEEWVEDPNAFAYVPDGFGGKNSVLKVCRGGESLIVKAPESVVEGKKEIPLGVSVVDGKVYFKVEKREATKAFLAGSFNNWDSQAIEMKNVDGYWQVSMELNPGKYQYKYVFLINGNQVWQEDPNAPGYVPDGYGGKNGAFELVLEGGNLVIKKSENSSKSSVNLSGIYNFTVTYKYDSTTLIKGIGFSNKLSLIFKPSDELEFSIGYSGANIEYGVINFKVDKWNIMAHYNLPVDLPFNGIQSGVYLSFAGVFVDLGAESGAVPFIIGARYSDFSLLYGDFYDRNGILLGYNFSIFDADVELYGGYFFNLGELGFYCEAKSNDWNTTLQYFKNKFAMDLSLFNWDLVTDFSMTDLNYNISMYIPVVKNYKIFGGYSHTNLSDKYNFGLLYDNEYNLGLKIRLENSNIYFDIFGKVVF
- a CDS encoding 4Fe-4S cluster-binding domain-containing protein, with protein sequence MNTKKENSIMYEGEKMKVYVNRVFFNTIDHPKYFALSIYFQGCDKHPKCPFCHNKDTWEPFKGFEYDVEALIRRLKEKINAIIDSYDKLAVVYLGGEPLAPYNRKAVFEISKALKEEFSDKIVNTIYTWRTLEDIEAQNLRNYITYMDEGILGPYEHDKRNIDENGNLLFPASKNQKYVKFSRRRKTCMKTY